CAAAACCACACTGACCAATCATCTCCTCCATCGCTTGGGAGCGATACGGATACGCTCAGACGTTGAACGCAAACGATTATTTGGCCTCATGCCGCTAGAACGTTCGGAATCGCGACAATTCGAGGGAATTTATACGGCAGAAGCCAATCGACGCACCTATCAACGCATTGAGGATCTTGCGGCGGAAGTATTAGCCGCAGGATTCACGGTGATTGTCGAGGCCACTTTTCTCAAACGGCGGGGCCGGGATGCGATGCGCGCACTTGCGGCACGGCAGGGAGCGGTCTTTGCGTTGCTTGACTTGCGTGCCACGCCCGCGACCCTCCACGCACGGATTGTTGAGCGGCAACGGGTCGGGTTGGATGCCTCAGAAGCGGGAGTGGCAGTGCTTGAGCATCAATTGGCAACTGCCGAGCCGCTCACCAACGATGAAATGGGTGCCGCGCTTTTGGTGGATACTGAGTCGAATGTAGACATGGACGATCTCGCGGCGTGGTTGCGCGCGCGCGCCTGCGGTTAAAGCCTGATTGTCGTCAGGCTGCCTGCGCGAGCGCGGATCGTGCATTGACCGCAGCCCACTGTTCAAGATGAACTAGATCGTCCGCGCGGGTTTTTGCCAGCGGAATAATTTCTGCCAGCGACATTTTGAGGTCGCTGTTGGTCAGCTCACGATAATTATCGCTAAAGGCACGATACAGTCCGCTGACAATGGCCTCCTCAATCTCAGCGCCGGAATAGCCACGACTCGCCGATACTAGTCCCGAAAGATCGAAACGCGCTGGATCCCGTTTGCGTCGCGTGAGATGGATACTGAAGATACTCCGTCGTTCATACTCACCCGGTAAACCAACGAAAAATAGTTCATCAAAGCGACCCTTGCGAGTGAATTCCGCTGGTAGGCGTCGAATATCGTTGGCGGTGGCGATAACAAATACGGGAGCCTGGCGGTCCTCCAGCCAGGTAAGAAAAGTGCCAAATAATCGCCGCGCGACTCCGCTATCGTGAGTTTGGCCCAACCCACTGAACGCCTTTTCCAGCTCATCAATCCAAAGTATGCAAGGACTAATCACCTCAGCGGTATGCAAGGCACGGCGCAGACGAAGTTCGGATTCACCGAGCAACGCAGCGTACACTCGCCCCAGATCCAGTCGTAGCAACGGTACCTGCCAATCCATCGCCAACGCCTTGGCGGATAGGCTTTTACCACAACCCGGCACGCCCACCAGTACCACCCCCCTGGGAGGACGCAAACCGAAATCCTGGGCATCGGCGTCGAAGGCGCGCCGCCGTTGAGCGAACCATTCCTTGAGCCGTTCCAGACCACCAACATCGGCAAAACTGACTTCGGGTTGGCGAAATTCCAGAATGCCTTCTTTGCGTACAATTTGTTCTTTTTCGGCTAAAACATCGGGAACGCAAGCCAGGTTCAGCTCTCCATGACGTGCGAGACTGCGGCGGAGAACACGTTCTGCCTCGCTACTGGTTAAGCCTAATACTGCCCGCGCCAAAGTTTCTTTGATCGGCTGCTCTGTTGACGGGCCACCAGAATGAGCTGCTATTGTTTCCACTAGGTTTCCAAGTGCGGCCACGTCCGGCGACGGGTAGAACAACAGCGTGGCGTCTGCCATCAATTCCTCGGGAATCGTCGTTGGTGGACCAAGGAATACCATGCTTTTACGAATCCGCTTGGCGGTCGCAACGGCATCACGAATCAGGCGTAAACACACAGGAGTGAAATGACGATGGATATCGAGGAATATGTAAATAGCATCGATCGATTCCTGAATAACCTGCTCAAGGGCCAGTAGCGGATCAGATCGATTGGTTTGAGGAGTCACCCGGCGTCCTGCTTCGTCTCGTAACCCGGTGGTTTCACTCCAGATAAATAACGCGATTTCTTTTTTAATTGCCAGCCTTGCGCGCACTTGTCGTAGCGATGCCAAGGCGCGCTCTTCCTCGTAAGTTTGCAACCAAAGCAGCGGAAAACGCGCTCGTAGATGTAGCTCAATTAATTCTTCGACAGGGTTCATAAAACAAATTAAATTAATGTGTTGGCGAGGTTGATGTCTGAGCAGCGGGAGTCGATTCCTGCCCTGATTGAGAAAAACGTGTTCCGAGTTCTCCCATGACCATGCCCAAAGCAGTAATGCGTTCTTCCTGACGCGCTCCAAGAGCGCGAATTGATTCGCGTTCAAGCGCTACAGCCTGCTCTAGCGCGGCAAGACGTTCCACAATCTCGCGGAATGGTTCTTTTTGCGTGGTGGTCGCAGTCTGAATTGCAGTGCCCATGATGGTGATGGCCTTTTCAAGCCCTTCCAAATGCTTTTCAAGGGCAGTTATCCGTCGCTCGTCTACTTCATGAAAATTATCTAATACTGCTTCCATGCGAATACTTGCCGATGAATAGGATTGAATTGCTTGAACGAGCACAATTCCTCCCAATAAGAGGATGACTAAATATTGAATCGCTAGATGCAAATTAGCGCGCAAGAGGATCAAACGAGATGGGCGATCTTTTATCTCCATGGCTAATTCCATTGCTTGTTGAATCTCTTGATTGTCTGGTTGTATAGATTGAACCGCGCGCCAATGATCAATTGCGGCGTCGAATTGTCCCTGTTGAACTAAAATTCTACCCCGTAACAGCCCTGCACGAACTGGATCCTCAACCGGAGAGGGTAGAGTATCCAACAGGGAAAGCGCAGCACGGTAATGACCCGAGGCTGCAAGACGCTCGGCCTCGATAAAAATCGATTGAGTATTAATAGGAGTCATTGCTTGCCAGCGTTTTGTGGAAAGTTTCTGGACAAACTTCAGGAAAGAACAATAGACGGCGATTTTCCTGTCTTTTTGGATGCCAGCCGATCTTTGCATGGGCCAGAAAACATACAGTCTTCAATCCATTGGTGCATATCCGGAATTATTTTATCAATACGCTTGATATATTGACTAATTTGTACGACATCTTCCTTGGCAAGCATTTCCACGCCGCCTTTAGCTTCCATGCTGTCTAAAAATTCATTTGCATCGTGAACCAGAGTTACTTGCGCTACCGGCCCTTCATGGCCACCAGCGGCGAGTATTCGTAGCATTAGCTGCTCGTATGGACACACCCGGATCTCATTATCTAATTCTTGTAATTCTTTTTCTAATTGCTCATGATTGGATCCAATGGTTAAATATTCTCGATGAATGATCGCCAAACGATTTTTATGACGCCTGGCATTCATCATTACTTCGGGATCCTTGCTTTTTTCAAGCAAATCGATAATTCGTCCTAAATTTTCCATGAGAATTTCAGTGCGTTTAGTTTTCTGCACGCGTTGCAGATAGAGGATTGTCCCCTTCATTTCAGCCAGATGCTGTTGGGCGCGCCATTGATTGCCAATACGCTCTCCACCCTCGATTTGTTGCGCACGGTGTAGATCTCTGGCGATACTTTGTTCTGCTTCTTGTTCATTCAGTTTTGATAATACCCGTTCCACTTCAAGATTACGCTTGCGAGTCTGAATATCCCGGATCACTT
This region of Gammaproteobacteria bacterium genomic DNA includes:
- a CDS encoding hypothetical protein (Evidence 5 : Unknown function), which gives rise to MNPVEELIELHLRARFPLLWLQTYEEERALASLRQVRARLAIKKEIALFIWSETTGLRDEAGRRVTPQTNRSDPLLALEQVIQESIDAIYIFLDIHRHFTPVCLRLIRDAVATAKRIRKSMVFLGPPTTIPEELMADATLLFYPSPDVAALGNLVETIAAHSGGPSTEQPIKETLARAVLGLTSSEAERVLRRSLARHGELNLACVPDVLAEKEQIVRKEGILEFRQPEVSFADVGGLERLKEWFAQRRRAFDADAQDFGLRPPRGVVLVGVPGCGKSLSAKALAMDWQVPLLRLDLGRVYAALLGESELRLRRALHTAEVISPCILWIDELEKAFSGLGQTHDSGVARRLFGTFLTWLEDRQAPVFVIATANDIRRLPAEFTRKGRFDELFFVGLPGEYERRSIFSIHLTRRKRDPARFDLSGLVSASRGYSGAEIEEAIVSGLYRAFSDNYRELTNSDLKMSLAEIIPLAKTRADDLVHLEQWAAVNARSALAQAA
- a CDS encoding hypothetical protein (Evidence 5 : Unknown function) — its product is MTPINTQSIFIEAERLAASGHYRAALSLLDTLPSPVEDPVRAGLLRGRILVQQGQFDAAIDHWRAVQSIQPDNQEIQQAMELAMEIKDRPSRLILLRANLHLAIQYLVILLLGGIVLVQAIQSYSSASIRMEAVLDNFHEVDERRITALEKHLEGLEKAITIMGTAIQTATTTQKEPFREIVERLAALEQAVALERESIRALGARQEERITALGMVMGELGTRFSQSGQESTPAAQTSTSPTH